In a single window of the Terriglobus roseus genome:
- a CDS encoding DUF4239 domain-containing protein, translating to MSLFQMTLYWIYSIPNWLFGVLCTVAFVLFGVLGTYLSRDFVKRVHREDHSHNDIVGYFLAAITVFYGVTLGLVAIGTWNNYSAIQDKVDHEAQNVASLYRDVSSYPEPVRSELRQDLKDYVLEVIDHSWPQQRRGLVPSGSGVFIDHLQEHMLQYSPQTSGQQVIYQESYHQFNELVESRRARLDSVTTSLPRSMWWMVILGALVSITTTMFFDLRSFSMHVWMTALMSGLLGLMIFLIATLDNPFRGKVSVSPVALERVYSQLIK from the coding sequence ATGAGTCTTTTTCAAATGACGCTTTACTGGATTTACAGCATTCCCAACTGGCTTTTTGGAGTTCTTTGCACAGTTGCCTTTGTTCTTTTCGGCGTCCTCGGCACTTACCTGTCACGCGACTTTGTGAAGCGCGTGCATCGCGAGGATCACTCGCACAATGACATCGTCGGTTACTTTCTCGCGGCGATCACTGTCTTCTACGGCGTGACGCTGGGCCTGGTCGCCATTGGCACATGGAACAACTACTCCGCCATTCAGGACAAGGTCGACCACGAGGCGCAAAACGTTGCGTCGCTCTACCGCGATGTCAGCAGCTATCCCGAGCCGGTTCGTTCCGAGCTTCGTCAGGATTTGAAGGACTATGTTCTTGAAGTCATCGACCATAGCTGGCCGCAGCAGCGCAGGGGACTTGTGCCGAGTGGGTCCGGCGTCTTTATCGATCACCTGCAGGAGCACATGCTGCAGTATTCGCCGCAGACGTCTGGCCAGCAGGTCATCTATCAGGAGAGTTATCACCAGTTCAACGAACTGGTCGAAAGCCGCCGCGCGCGGCTGGACAGCGTGACGACCTCACTGCCGCGCTCCATGTGGTGGATGGTCATCCTCGGCGCGCTTGTCTCGATTACGACGACCATGTTCTTTGACCTGCGCAGCTTCAGCATGCACGTCTGGATGACGGCATTGATGAGCGGCCTGCTGGGTCTGATGATCTTCCTGATCGCGACACTGGACAATCCCTTCCGCGGCAAGGTGAGCGTAAGCCCGGTGGCGCTGGAGCGCGTGTATTCCCAGTTGATCAAGTGA
- a CDS encoding class I SAM-dependent methyltransferase: MSTPPQAAPPMDQIKQAMRATWMAGDFGVIAKTIEGSAQELVRRLAIPPGQHVLDVATGTGNVALPLARSGCIVAGVDIAPNLLEQARARAAEAGLTIQFDEGDAEAMPYPDASFDAVTTMFGAMFAPRPERVAAELARVLKPGGLLAMANWNPESFTGRMFRTGAKHVPPPPGVPPPVQWGDPEKARERLSAGFDDIQTELIPLNFEMDTNVAGAVETFRTYFGPTKMAFARLDDAGKSALEADLVDLWTSANTAADPDHATVVPNTYLLVTARKR; encoded by the coding sequence ATGAGCACACCACCGCAGGCAGCACCCCCGATGGATCAGATCAAGCAGGCCATGCGCGCCACGTGGATGGCCGGCGACTTCGGGGTGATTGCGAAGACGATCGAAGGCAGTGCGCAGGAACTGGTGCGCCGGCTCGCCATACCGCCGGGACAGCATGTGCTGGATGTGGCCACGGGCACAGGTAATGTAGCGCTGCCGCTGGCTCGTTCCGGCTGCATCGTCGCCGGCGTGGACATTGCGCCAAACCTGCTGGAACAGGCGCGCGCACGTGCCGCGGAGGCAGGCCTGACGATCCAGTTCGATGAGGGAGATGCAGAGGCGATGCCATATCCCGATGCCAGCTTCGACGCAGTGACCACAATGTTCGGAGCAATGTTTGCGCCACGACCGGAGCGCGTCGCGGCAGAATTGGCCCGAGTGCTGAAACCAGGTGGCCTGTTGGCGATGGCCAACTGGAATCCCGAGAGCTTCACTGGCAGAATGTTCCGCACCGGCGCGAAGCATGTACCGCCGCCACCGGGTGTTCCACCGCCCGTACAGTGGGGCGATCCAGAGAAGGCGCGCGAGCGTCTTAGCGCCGGCTTCGACGATATCCAGACCGAACTGATCCCGCTGAACTTCGAGATGGATACAAACGTTGCGGGCGCGGTCGAAACCTTCCGCACATACTTTGGTCCGACCAAGATGGCCTTCGCGCGGTTGGATGACGCCGGCAAGTCCGCGCTCGAGGCGGACCTTGTGGATCTATGGACTTCCGCGAACACCGCAGCCGATCCGGACCATGCAACGGTTGTTCCCAACACCTATCTGCTGGTCACCGCCCGGAAGCGATAG
- a CDS encoding aminotransferase class V-fold PLP-dependent enzyme, translated as MLSRRSLIKNSGAAIVAAKSLLSAPIASAEGATTLPVRDAFVTPQFEVCLNNARWHPLSNSARKATESYLDYKARGVFNQTSLTSPTSIAVRQGFASLINAHADEVAFVNSTTAGENLVVAALGLTRPATSGPQPNIVTDAMHFEGSLYLYSELRKRGVDVRIVKPRGWVIDRADIERAVDKNTRLIAVSQVSWINGFTHDAKWLADLAHAHGAKLFLDAVQAAGCMPIDVRASGVDFLASASYKWLMGDFGLGFLYARADVLPTLERTQWSFRQFSEMQYHALPGDPPGPYPATFDQLQTAAGFFELGTYANAVLATLSDSLPWIQRMGVANIQAHAHTLNTTLRREMPRLGYECITPEDAGASILSFRVADAAKTAAKLKAANVDVSLNPGRMRVSPSVYNHEGDIQALLSALA; from the coding sequence ATGCTCTCGAGACGATCGCTCATAAAGAACAGTGGTGCCGCGATAGTTGCAGCAAAGTCGCTTCTTTCCGCTCCGATCGCAAGCGCGGAGGGCGCGACAACATTGCCTGTTCGCGATGCCTTCGTGACACCGCAGTTCGAGGTGTGTCTGAACAACGCGCGCTGGCATCCGCTAAGCAACAGTGCACGCAAAGCGACGGAATCCTATCTGGACTACAAGGCGCGCGGTGTCTTTAACCAGACCAGCCTGACGAGCCCCACATCGATCGCAGTACGTCAGGGCTTCGCTTCGCTCATCAACGCGCATGCCGATGAAGTTGCCTTTGTGAACAGCACCACGGCGGGTGAGAACCTGGTGGTTGCCGCACTTGGACTCACGCGTCCCGCGACCTCCGGGCCGCAGCCTAACATCGTGACAGATGCCATGCACTTCGAGGGCTCGCTGTATCTCTACAGCGAACTGAGGAAGCGCGGCGTGGACGTTCGCATCGTGAAGCCGCGCGGATGGGTGATCGACAGGGCTGACATCGAACGTGCGGTCGACAAGAACACGCGACTGATAGCCGTCTCGCAGGTGTCATGGATCAACGGCTTCACTCATGATGCGAAGTGGCTTGCCGACCTTGCGCATGCGCATGGTGCGAAGCTGTTCCTGGATGCCGTACAGGCGGCAGGCTGTATGCCCATCGATGTCCGCGCGAGTGGCGTCGACTTCCTTGCATCGGCAAGTTACAAGTGGCTGATGGGCGACTTCGGACTCGGCTTTCTGTATGCGCGCGCGGACGTGCTGCCGACGCTGGAACGCACGCAGTGGAGCTTCCGGCAGTTTAGCGAGATGCAGTATCACGCACTGCCGGGAGACCCGCCCGGGCCGTACCCTGCCACGTTCGATCAACTGCAGACGGCCGCAGGCTTCTTCGAACTGGGAACGTATGCGAATGCGGTGCTGGCAACGCTGAGTGATTCCCTGCCGTGGATCCAGCGCATGGGCGTTGCCAACATCCAGGCACACGCACACACCCTGAACACCACGCTGCGCCGAGAGATGCCGCGACTGGGCTATGAGTGCATCACGCCGGAGGATGCGGGTGCGTCCATCCTCAGCTTCCGTGTGGCGGATGCAGCAAAGACGGCTGCAAAGCTGAAGGCCGCAAACGTCGATGTCTCGCTGAACCCGGGACGCATGCGGGTCTCACCCTCTGTGTACAACCACGAGGGCGATATCCAGGCACTGCTGTCGGCGCTGGCGTAG
- a CDS encoding RidA family protein, whose translation MSREYFARNPQYPFADAVLIDGKTLYISGRIGFVPGTTTIPDTMEEEAHAVLRDLQGVLAMAGMTMDDLVSLQVFSSDVSLWESFNAIYRTYFTGPLPPRAFLGSGTLLFGARFELMGIAVKDN comes from the coding sequence GTGAGCCGCGAGTACTTCGCACGCAATCCGCAGTATCCCTTTGCCGACGCCGTTCTGATCGACGGCAAGACCCTTTACATCTCCGGCCGCATTGGCTTCGTGCCGGGAACAACGACCATTCCCGACACCATGGAAGAGGAAGCGCATGCCGTACTGCGCGACCTGCAGGGCGTGCTTGCCATGGCAGGGATGACGATGGATGATCTCGTCTCGTTACAGGTGTTCAGCTCTGACGTGTCGTTGTGGGAATCCTTCAACGCGATCTATCGCACGTACTTTACCGGTCCCCTGCCACCCCGCGCCTTTCTTGGCTCGGGCACGCTGCTGTTTGGTGCGCGGTTTGAGTTGATGGGCATCGCGGTGAAGGATAATTAA
- a CDS encoding tetratricopeptide repeat protein codes for MVSPLRTTLITLALLLPVNLFSQQATGTQPVAAPAPTPAAASEPALSLPPSEGIGDVMMARGRYLAAIRVFEQLPPTAPILNKTGIACEHMLMFDRARSSFEAALKINPGYAEAYNNMGTLFHSLGDLGRAEKMYKKALKLKPHAANTLQNLGALYYTQRKYKKGDAAYKEALAIDPQILEHSAHTGIQTTSKADAASELHYHMAMTYAQAGSRAMALDYLRKAIGEGFNDRNRLLHDKEFADLRTTDVFLKMVDDLKKN; via the coding sequence ATGGTATCCCCACTCCGAACGACCCTGATCACGCTAGCACTCCTTCTCCCGGTAAACCTGTTTTCTCAACAAGCCACGGGCACGCAGCCTGTCGCCGCCCCGGCACCCACGCCTGCCGCAGCCTCAGAGCCCGCGCTCTCGCTGCCGCCGAGCGAAGGCATTGGCGACGTGATGATGGCGCGAGGTCGCTATCTTGCCGCGATCCGAGTCTTTGAGCAACTGCCGCCGACTGCACCGATCCTTAACAAGACCGGCATCGCCTGCGAACACATGCTGATGTTCGACCGCGCGCGGAGCAGCTTCGAAGCCGCACTGAAGATCAACCCCGGCTACGCCGAGGCCTATAACAACATGGGCACACTCTTCCATAGCCTGGGCGACCTGGGCCGCGCGGAAAAGATGTACAAGAAGGCATTGAAGCTAAAGCCGCACGCGGCCAACACCCTGCAGAATCTGGGTGCGCTGTACTACACGCAACGCAAGTACAAGAAGGGTGATGCGGCCTACAAGGAAGCCCTTGCCATTGACCCGCAGATCCTGGAGCACAGCGCTCACACCGGCATTCAGACCACGTCAAAGGCCGATGCCGCGAGCGAGCTGCACTATCACATGGCCATGACCTACGCGCAGGCGGGCAGCCGCGCCATGGCGCTGGACTATCTGCGCAAGGCTATCGGTGAAGGCTTCAACGATCGCAACCGGCTGCTGCATGACAAGGAGTTCGCCGACCTGCGAACGACCGACGTCTTCCTAAAGATGGTCGACGACCTGAAGAAGAACTAA
- a CDS encoding alpha/beta fold hydrolase, with protein MPYLQTKDKTAIYYYDWGTGAPVVLIHGWPLSSASWEAQARVLADNGYRVIAYDRRGFGRSDWAGSGYDYNTLASDLNDLMQALDLKGATLVGFSMGGGEVARYLATYGSARVSKAVLISAVTPYLLKTDDNPDGLPKEIFDGIVEKLEQDRPDFLKAFGKMFYGVGLVSHPVSESFLEFSQGMALTGSPLATVKLVRTWSETDFRDDLTKITVPTLVIHGTSDKTVPIENSARRAIKLLANGELLEYDGQPHGLTATVPQKLNDDLLAFLARPAATAAL; from the coding sequence ATGCCTTATCTGCAGACGAAGGACAAGACCGCGATCTACTACTACGACTGGGGCACCGGTGCCCCGGTCGTGCTGATTCATGGATGGCCCCTCAGCTCCGCCAGTTGGGAGGCGCAGGCGCGCGTGCTGGCGGATAACGGCTATCGTGTCATCGCGTATGACCGCCGCGGGTTTGGCCGCAGCGACTGGGCCGGATCCGGTTATGACTACAACACGCTCGCCTCGGATTTGAATGACCTGATGCAGGCGCTCGATCTGAAGGGCGCTACGTTGGTCGGCTTCTCCATGGGCGGTGGCGAGGTGGCGCGCTACCTCGCAACGTACGGCAGTGCACGCGTCAGCAAGGCGGTCCTCATCAGCGCAGTGACGCCCTACCTGCTGAAGACCGATGACAATCCGGATGGTCTGCCAAAGGAAATTTTCGACGGGATCGTCGAGAAGCTGGAGCAGGACAGGCCCGACTTTCTGAAGGCCTTCGGCAAGATGTTCTATGGCGTCGGACTTGTAAGTCATCCGGTGTCGGAGTCATTCCTGGAGTTCTCGCAGGGCATGGCGCTGACGGGTTCGCCGCTCGCAACCGTGAAGCTCGTGCGCACGTGGAGCGAGACTGACTTTCGCGACGACCTGACAAAGATCACGGTGCCAACGCTTGTCATCCACGGCACAAGCGACAAGACCGTTCCGATCGAGAACAGTGCCCGCCGCGCCATCAAGCTGCTCGCCAACGGCGAACTGCTGGAATACGACGGCCAGCCGCATGGCCTGACCGCCACCGTGCCGCAGAAGCTCAATGATGATCTGCTTGCGTTCCTCGCGCGGCCCGCAGCAACGGCTGCGCTCTAA